CTCTGCAGGTCACTCGAGGAGTGACTTGAGGCAAATACCCTCCCTTCTCTGAAGATACGCCCTTATCTGTACTATGAAAGCACTGAAGGCATTTCTGGCTCTTATTTTCTGTATTACTAGGCGGAGCATGCAGAAAccgctcaataaatgttttctcaGGAGAAGCAGCACAAGAGTGAGTTGCCTCATGGGGCCTGGTTCCCCTCTGCCCTTTACCCTGTGGGGAAGATGGGGCCTCCTTCTGATCCCTCCTACCAGAAGCCCAGCGGGTATGTGGACCGGCTCGGGCGCTCTCCCGAGCGGAAGCAGAAGCCCCAGGAACAGGGAAAGAATGTGGGTCTGGGGAAAGCGGGCAAAGGAGGGGCAGGCCGGGGAATGGGCCGTTTAAGAACCAGGTCCGGGCTGAGAGACGGCCCGGCAGCCTGGGACAGCGACTCGGGGACCGGCGGTGAGACGGGCGGATGAGCCAGGCCCGGGTCAGCGAGCGGCCGCGGGGCCAGGACGGAGAGGGCGCGGGAGCACGGGGCGGGGAATGTGGGGGTGTGAATTGGCCTGGGAACCCGGTGGCCGCACGGGAGGAGTTGCGGGGGGTAGGGACCCAGAGGGAGGGCGCGGGGGGCAGTGCGGGGTGGGGCGCCGGGCTGCGGCCGGGCAGGGGCGCGCGGGGAGCGAGGCAGCGGCCGCGGGTGgggtgcggggcggggggagcgCGCATcgaggggcggggggcggcgtcGGCGCCGAGGGTGGGGGAGCGGGTTGGGCGGCTGCGCCGGCTCCGCTTCAGCCGCTGCCGCTagggcgcggggggcggggggctcggCGCCGCGAGCTCGGCCATTGTGGGAGCCGCTCCCCTCGGCTCCTCTGCGCTCCAGCCCGGGgcgcgccccgccgccgccgccgcctttgCTGCTGCCGCCGGCCGTTCTCCCCTGCTCCGGCTCCCAGGGTaaggcgcggggcgcggggctggctgcaggctccctgcctgtcCACCGGgtgcgcggcggcggcggggcgcggTGCTGGATGGCGCGGGGCGGCCGCGCCCGAGTCCGGGTGGCCGGCGGCAGCGGGGAGGCGGCTTGACAGGCGCGGGCATCGCGGACGCCCGGGCCTCGCACCTGCAGCCCCAGCGGCCCGGGCGGGGGAGCGCCGAGCGCGCGGGGCGGGGGTCTCCCCGCGGCGGGCGCTGCCCGGGCCGGAGGGAGGCGTGTTCTCCGGGAAGATGGGACGCCCAGCCCTCTCGGGACGGGCGAGACATctgcgggagcggccagggcccgACTGGGGAAGGCGCTTCCCGGCCCCAGGTCTCTGCCGCGGGCCTGGGCGCCCGCTCGGCCCCCGGTCGCGCGTCCGCATGGCGCGGCCCCGCTCTTTGTCAGCCGCGCGCGGCAGGCACGCGGACCCACCCGCGGGGCCCCGGGTTCGCGggcgcgcccctcccccaccgcggGGCAAGTgtggggggccgggggcgggaggGCCTCAGCGGGCGAGAGCCAGGTGAGGTGCCCGTCGCGCACCGGGCCTACGGCCTTGGGAGTGGGCTGGGGGCGTGGGCGCGCGCTCCGGCGACTTGGGGGCTGATGGAGTGACTCAGGTGAGCGAGGGGTGGGGCGAGAGCCCCGAGGTCAAACAGGTGTTTGCGAGGGGAGGCTGACTGACCCGGGTAGAGCCGGGGAGAGATGGTCTCCCcgggaggaggctggggatgtGCCGGCCTTTGTAGTAAATGGGCGTCTTGGGGAGGAATGGGCGGTTCTGGCTTGAAGCAGGTGGTCTGAGAGGAGGGGCGTTTTCCTGGCCGCGGCTGACGCTGGGGAGGGAAGCCTGAGCCTGGCCTGAATTTCCCCCGAGGCGGGGGCAGTCGCTTGGGCATCGGACCTGGCTGTGGGAGGCGGGCACCAGAAGTAATTGCGGGGAGGGGGGAATGCTAGGATAAAAGGCAGAGCTGTGCCAGATCCTGGGTCCTTTCCTTTCTGTGGCTAGATTCTTTCTTGATGTTCCATGGGAAAAGGGCCCGAATGCTTCCCGCACAGGAGGGGCCCTGGAAGGGCTGTTCTATCCGCCCGTGGCTGCTTGCAGGCCTCCTGCAAACGTTTGATGTTTCTTTTGTTATCTTTTCACATTCTGTGCTTCTGGTGGGGATCTGCCAATGACCCAGGAGCCCGCCCCTGCCCCTTGCTCCCTCCAGGTTGAGATGCCCAGAATCCAGGAGGAGCTGTACCCAGAGACCTAGGTGCAGGTATTCCCCATAAGGGAAAGCTGACCGTCTCCCCCCAACCTGGACCCTAGAGCCAAAGTGAGAGCTGCTTAGTTGAGCTGGATTTGGGGCTTGCAGGGAGGCTGGTAGCTGAAGGC
This Neovison vison isolate M4711 chromosome 2, ASM_NN_V1, whole genome shotgun sequence DNA region includes the following protein-coding sequences:
- the LOC122899102 gene encoding basic proline-rich protein-like; its protein translation is MPKRLPPPRGKFRPGSGFPPQRQPRPGKRPSSQTTCFKPEPPIPPQDAHLLQRPAHPQPPPGETISPRLYPGPVRDGHLTWLSPAEALPPPAPHTCPAVGEGRAREPGAPRVGPRACRARLTKSGAAPCGRATGGRAGAQARGRDLGPGSAFPSRALAAPADVSPVPRGLGVPSSRRTRLPPARAAPAAGRPPPRALGAPPPGPLGLQVRGPGVRDARACQAASPLPPATRTRARPPRAIQHRAPPPPRTRWTGREPAASPAPRALPWEPEQGRTAGGSSKGGGGGGARPGLERRGAEGSGSHNGRARGAEPPAPRALAAAAEAEPAQPPNPLPHPRRRRRPPPLDARSPRPAPHPRPLPRSPRAPARPQPGAPPRTAPRALPLGPYPPQLLPCGHRVPRPIHTPTFPAPCSRALSVLAPRPLADPGLAHPPVSPPVPESLSQAAGPSLSPDLVLKRPIPRPAPPLPAFPRPTFFPCSWGFCFRSGERPSRSTYPLGFW